GCCAGGTTGTACCAACGTCTGCTACGACCACTTCTTTCCCGTGTCTTACACTCGCCTGTGGGCTTTGCAGCTCATCTTTGTCACCTGCCCTTCCCTTTTGGTGGTTCTGCACGTTTCATACCGGGAGGAACGGGAACGCAAACACACGTTAAAGTATGGCGAGGGCTGCCCTCGTCTCTATGCCGACACGGGCAAGAAACGCGGTGGGCTGTGGTGGACATACTTCTTCAGCTTGCTCTTCAAATTGAGCGTTGATGCTGTCTTCATTTTCTTGGTCTTCTACATCTATGAGGCAAAGTTTTTTCCTTTGTTGGTGAAGTGCACTGAGGCACCCTGCCCCAACGTGGTTGACTGCTACATCGTCCGACCCACAGAGAAACGCATCTTCATGGTCTTTATGGTGGTGACCAGTTTCATCTGCATTTTGCTCACCCTGTTTGAGATTTTCTACCTCATTGGTAAACGCTGTTATGAATGTTGTACATCAAACCGtcacaaacaggaaaaccaTCTTGCTCTTGTAACCCTATCGGCcattaaacaaaatgaagataacTTAAAGGAGCCAGTCTTGCTGAGAAAGGTTGAAGATCATAACCCATCTGATGATGCCAACAGTGCCCCAGCATACAGCGTGGCCATCTCCTGAGACAAAGCCTGAGGACTCTGATGACTTATGagagcagaaagaaaacaacggGCAAGAACATAATGGACcttaaatatgtttcatttacCTGAGTCAGAAAACCAGACTACAGTGTAGCTTAATATAATTTTacttaagtgtgtgtttgttgtgtccTTTTGAGTAAGAATCAGCCTGTGAGGTAAATGAgattgttgtaaaaaaaaagtgaagaaaattaTGTTTACCGTCTCGGATTCCTTTAAAAGAATTTGTCATGTAGAACTATTTGGAAGACTTTGccttgactgtgtttgtgcacacGTCAAAACCACTGTTATTCAACATATTTACCACTGATTTGATCTCCAGCTGACTTTAGAATTGATTGGATGGATTATTGTTTGCTCTGCTCTTGTCTTTTGTTGTATAAATCGCATTGTATTGCTCACTGcattgtaatgtttgtgtttattgttacCAAAATTTCAGTAAATATACTATAAAAATGACATCTCTCTAATACATatttttcaatacattttttgtaaCAGACTGAGAAACTGAGATATGCAAGAAACTAATAAAATTTTGTTGTTGAGTAAAATTTCCGCATCAGAAGTTGCGTGATCTGCAAAACGAGTTTGCCGTTCTTAATGACTCATTGAGCATTTATCCATCCTTGTAGTTCCATCATTTCAAATTGGTCTAACTGCCTAAAAATCATGTTGCATCAGCATCCAAAGTTAAACAGCCCTATGATGTGCATCACCTGTCAGTCATATGATCAGAATGAACCTACATTTTTGGACATGAAAATTGAAACAAGGATATATGTATAATAAGCTGATTAATTGACAAAGAGCCACAAAactacataaaaatatatattaatgtgGACCACTTTTAGTGCTTTTCAAACCA
This sequence is a window from Chanos chanos chromosome 12, fChaCha1.1, whole genome shotgun sequence. Protein-coding genes within it:
- the LOC115824724 gene encoding gap junction beta-4 protein-like: MNWAFLQGLLSGVNKYSTAFGRIWLSVVFVFRLMVFLVAAEKVWGDEQKDFECNTKEPGCTNVCYDHFFPVSYTRLWALQLIFVTCPSLLVVLHVSYREERERKHTLKYGEGCPRLYADTGKKRGGLWWTYFFSLLFKLSVDAVFIFLVFYIYEAKFFPLLVKCTEAPCPNVVDCYIVRPTEKRIFMVFMVVTSFICILLTLFEIFYLIGKRCYECCTSNRHKQENHLALVTLSAIKQNEDNLKEPVLLRKVEDHNPSDDANSAPAYSVAIS